A genomic stretch from Capricornis sumatraensis isolate serow.1 chromosome 4, serow.2, whole genome shotgun sequence includes:
- the TNS2 gene encoding tensin-2 isoform X1 yields the protein MKSSGPVERLLRALGRRDSSRATSRPRKAEPHSFREKVFRKKPPVCAVCKAAIDGTGVSCRVCKVATHRKCEAKVTSSCQALPPVELRRNTAPVRRIEHLGSTKSLNHSKQRSTLPRSFSLDPLMERRWDLDLTYVTERILAASFPARPDEQRHRGHLRELAHVLQSKHRDKYLLFNLSEKRHDLTRLNPKVQDFGWPELHAPPLDKLCSICKAMETWLSADPQHVVVLYCKGSKGKLGVIVSAYMHYSKISAGADQALATLTMRKFCEDKVAAELQPSQRRYITYFSGLLSGAIRMNSSPLFLHYVLVPVLPAFEPGAGFQPFLKIYQSMQLVYTSGVYHVAGPGPQQLCISLEPALLLKGDVMVTCYHKGSRGTDRTLVFRVQFHTCTIHGPRLIFSKDQLDEAWADERFPFQASVEFVFSSSPEKIKGSTPRNEPSVSVDYNTAEPAVRWDSYENFNLHHEDSADDSVTHTRGPLDGSPYAQVQRAPRQTPPAPSPEPPPPPLLSVSSDSGHSSTLTTEPAAESPGRPPPTAAERQELERLLGGCGVASGGRGAGRETAILDDEDQPAAGGGPHLGIYSGHRPGLSRHCSCRQGYREPCGVPNGGYYRPEGTLERRRLAFGAYEGAPQGYAEPSVEKRRLCRSLSEGPYPYPPELGKPTNGDFGYRPPGYREVVILEDPGLPALCSCPACEEKLALPTAALYGLRLEREAGEGWASEAGKPLLHPVRPGHPLPLLVPACGHHHTPLPDYSCLKPPKAGEEGHEGCSYALCPEGRYGHPGYPALVTYGYGGAVPSCCPAYGRVPHSCGSPGEGRGYPSPRPHSPRAGSISPGSPPYPQSRKLSYEIPAEEGGDRYPLPGHLAPAGPLASPAPSLPAESPEPVSWREGPSGHSTLPRSPRDAQCSTASELSGPSTPLHTSSPVQGKDSTRRQDTRSPTLAPTQRPSPAEALPPVSQGGADKAPELPAGSGPEPPAPGAFSPASPPSSPNDWPQERSPGGHLDSASTRGPVPNTLPGLRHAPWQGLRDPPDSPDGSPLTPVPTQMPWLVASPEPPQSSPTPAFPLAASYDINGPPQPPLPEKRHLLGPGQQPGPWGPEQASPPARGASHHVTFAPLLPDNAPQPPEPPMQESQSNVKFVQDTSKFWYKPHLSRDQAITLLKDKDPGAFLIRDSHSFQGAYGLALKVATPPPSAQSWKGDPSEQLVRHFLIETGPKGVKIKGCPSEPYFGSLSALVSQHSISPLSLPCCLRIPSKDPLEEVPEAPVPSNMSTAADLLRQGAACSVLYLTSVETESLTGPQAVARASSAALSCSPRPAPAVVHFKVSAQGITLTDNQRKLFFRRHYPVNSITFSSTDPQDRRWTNSDGTTSKIFGFVAKKPGSPWENVCHLFAELDPDQPAGAIVTFITKVLLGQRK from the exons ATGAAGTCCAGCGGCCCTGTGGAGAGGCTGCTCAGAGCCCTGGGGAGGAGGGACAGCAGCCGGGCCACCAGCAGG CCTAGGAAAGCTGAGCCACATAGCTTCCGGGAAAAGGTCTTCCGGAAGAAACCACCAGTGTGTGCCGTGTGTAAGGCGGCCATCGATGGGACGGGCGTCTCATGCAGAG TCTGCAAGGTGGCAACACACAGAAAATGTGAAGCAAAG GTGACTTCGTCCTGTCAGGCTTTGCCTCCCGTGGAGCTG CGGAGAAACACCGCCCCTGTGAGGCGCATAGAGCACCTG GGATCCACCAAGTCTCTGAACCACTCAAAGCAGCGCAGCACTCTGCCCAG gagcTTCAGCCTGGACCCGCTCATGGAGCGCCGCTGGGACTTGGACCTCACCTACGTGACGGAGCGGATCCTGGCCGCTTCTTTCCCCGCGCGGCCCGACGAGCAGCGACACCGGGGCCACCTGCGCGAGCTGGCTCACGTGCTGCAATCCAAGCACCGTGACAAGTACCTG CTCTTCAACCTTTCCGAGAAAAGACATGACCTGACCCGCCTAAACCCGAAG GTCCAGGACTTTGGCTGGCCTGAGCTGCACGCACCCCCCCTAGACAAGCTGTGCTCCATTTGCAAAGCCATGGAGACCTGGCTCAGCGCTGACCCGCAGCACGTGGTCGTATTGTACTGCAAG GGGAGCAAGGGCAAGCTCGGTGTCATCGTCTCTGCCTACATGCACTACAGCAAGATCTCTGCAGG GGCAGACCAGGCGCTGGCGACCCTTACCATGCGGAAGTTTTGTGAAGACAAGGTTGCCGCAGAATTGCAGCCCTCCCAGCGCCG GTACATCACCTACTTCAGCGGTCTGCTGTCCGGGGCCATCCGCATGAACAGCAGCCCTCTCTTCCTGCACTATGTGCTGGTGCCCGTGCTGCCAGCCTTTGAACCTGGTGCAG GTTTCCAGCCCTTCCTCAAGATCTACCAATCCATGCAGCTTGTCTACACATCAGGAGTCTA TCATGTTGCAGGCCCTGGTCCCCAGCAGCTTTGTATCAGCCTGGAGCCAGCCCTCCTCCTCAAAGGCGATGTCATG gTAACATGCTATCACAAGGGTAGCCGGGGGACTGACCGGACCCTCGTATTCCGAGTCCAGTTCCACACATGCACCATCCATGGACCACGGCTCATCTTCTCCAAGGACCAGTTGGATGAGGCCTGGGCCG ATGAGAGGTTCCCCTTCCAAGCCTCGGTGGAGTTCGTcttctcctccagcccagagAAGATCAAAG GTAGCACCCCACGGAATGAGCCCTCCGTCTCTGTCGACTACAACACTGCAGAGCCCGCAGTGCGCTGGGACTCCTACGAGAACTTCAACCTGCACCATGAGGACAGTGCAGACG ACTCTGTCACCCACACCCGAGGGCCCCTGGATGGCAGTCCTTATGCCCAGGTGCAGCGAGCCCCCCGCCAGACCCCACCGGCCCCGTCTCCggagccacccccacccccgctgctTTCTGTCAGCAGCGACTCTGGCCATTCCTCCACGCTGACCACAGAGCCGGCCGCCGAGTCCCCTGGCCGGCCACCTCCGACGGCTGCCGAGCGGCAGGAGCTCGAGCGCCTGCTGGGAGGCTGTGGAGTGGCCAGTGGGGGCCGGGGAGCTGGGCGCGAGACGGCCATCCTTGATGATGAAGACCAGCCTGCTGCGGGCGGAGGCCCCCACCTCGGAATATATTCGGGACACAGGCCTGGCCTCAGCCGCCACTGCTCCTGCCGCCAGGGCTACCGGGAACCCTGCGGGGTCCCCAATGGAGGCTACTACCGGCCAGAGGGGACCCTGGAGAGGCGGCGGCTGGCTTTCGGAGCCTATGAGGGGGCCCCCCAGGGCTATGCTGAGCCCTCCGTGGAGAAGAGGCGCCTCTGCCGCTCGCTGTCCGAGGGGCCGTACCCCTACCCACCTGAGCTGGGGAAACCCACCAATGGAGACTTTGGCTACCGCCCCCCAGGCTACCGGGAGGTGGTGATCCTGGAAGACCCAGGGCTGCCTGCGCTGTGCTCGTGCCCCGCCTGTGAGGAGAAGCTAGCACTGCCCACGGCAGCCCTCTATGGGCTGCGGCTGgagagggaggctggagagggcTGGGCGAGTGAGGCTGGTAAGCCCCTCCTGCACCCGGTGCGACCCGGTCACCCGCTGCCCCTGCTGGTGCCTGCCTGCGGGCACCACCATACCCCGCTGCCTGACTACAGCTGCTTGAAGCCACCAAAGGCAGGCGAGGAAGGGCATGAGGGCTGCTCCTATGCCTTGTGCCCCGAGGGCAGGTATGGGCACCCAGGGTACCCTGCCCTGGTGACGTACGGCTATGGAGGCGCGGTTCCCAGTTGCTGCCCAGCATACGGCCGGGTGCCGCACAGCTGTGGGTCTCCAGGTGAGGGCAGAGGGTATCCCAGCCCTCGTCCCCACTCCCCCCGGGCTGGCTCCATCTCCCCTGGCAGCCCGCCCTACCCCCAGTCCAGGAAGCTGAGCTACGAGATCCCTGCAGAGGAAGGAGGGGACCGGTATCCGCTGCCTGGGCACCTGGCCCCAGCAGGACCCTTGGCATCTCCAG ccccttctctccctgcagaGTCGCCGGAGCCTGTGTCCTGGAGGGAGGGTCCCAGCGGGCACAGCACCCTGCCCCGGTCCCCGCGAGATGCCCAGTGCAGCACCGCTTCTGAGCTGTCTGGTCCTTCCACACCGCTGCACACCAGCAGCCCCGTCCAGGGCAAGGATAG caCCCGACGGCAGGACACCCGGTCCCCCACCTTGGCGCCCACTCAGAGACCGAGTCCCGCGGAGGCCTTGCCGCCTGTTTCCCAGGGAGGCGCTGATAAGGCTCCAGAGCTGCCTGCGGGAAGTGGGCCTGAGCCTCCAGCCCCTGGCGccttctccccagcctccccacccagctctcccaacgactggcctcaggagaggagcCCGGGGGGCCACTTGGACAGCGCCAGTACAAGGGGGCCTGTACCCAACACCCTGCCCGGCCTCCGTCACGCCCCCTGGCAGGGCCTGAGAGACCCCCCGGACAGCCCGGACGGGTCCCCCCTCACCCCTGTGCCTACTCAGATGCCCTGGCTTGTGGCCAGCCCAGAACCCCCTCAGAGCTCGCCCACACCTGCCTTTCCTCTGGCTGCATCTTACGACATCAACGGCCCCCCCCAGCCCCCGCTTCCTGAGAAACGCCATCTGCTGGGGCCTGGGCAGCAGCCGGGACCCTGGGGCCCGGAGCAGGCATCACCACCAGCCAGAGGCGCTAGTCACCATGTCACTTTTGCACCTCTGCTCCCGGATaatgccccccaacccccag AGCCCCCAATGCAAGAGAGCCAGAGCAATGTCAAGTTTGTCCAGGACACATCCAAGTTCTGGTACAAGCCACACCTGTCCCGTGACCAAG CCATCACCCTGCTGAAGGACAAAGACCCTGGGGCCTTCCTGATCAGGGACAGTCATTCATTCCAAGGAGCCTATGGGCTGGCTCTCAAGGTGGCCACGCCCCCTCCCAGCGCCCAGTCCTGGAAAG GGGACCCCTCGGAACAGCTGGTCCGCCATTTTCTCATTGAGACTGGGCCCAAAGGTGTGAAGATCAAGGGCTGTCCCAGCGAGCCCTACTTTG GCAGCCTGTCAGCCCTGGTCTCCCAGCACTCCATCTCCCCACTGTCCCTGCCCTGCTGCCTGCGCATTCCCAGCAAAG atcctctggaggaggtccCAGAGGCCCCAGTGCCCAGCAACATGAGTACAGCGGCAGACCTCCTGCGTCAAGGCGCCG
- the TNS2 gene encoding tensin-2 isoform X6, producing the protein MKSSGPVERLLRALGRRDSSRATSRPRKAEPHSFREKVFRKKPPVCAVCKAAIDGTGVSCRVCKVATHRKCEAKVTSSCQALPPVELRRNTAPVRRIEHLGSTKSLNHSKQRSTLPRSFSLDPLMERRWDLDLTYVTERILAASFPARPDEQRHRGHLRELAHVLQSKHRDKYLLFNLSEKRHDLTRLNPKVQDFGWPELHAPPLDKLCSICKAMETWLSADPQHVVVLYCKGSKGKLGVIVSAYMHYSKISAGADQALATLTMRKFCEDKVAAELQPSQRRYITYFSGLLSGAIRMNSSPLFLHYVLVPVLPAFEPGAGFQPFLKIYQSMQLVYTSGVYHVAGPGPQQLCISLEPALLLKGDVMVTCYHKGSRGTDRTLVFRVQFHTCTIHGPRLIFSKDQLDEAWADERFPFQASVEFVFSSSPEKIKGSTPRNEPSVSVDYNTAEPAVRWDSYENFNLHHEDSADDSVTHTRGPLDGSPYAQVQRAPRQTPPAPSPEPPPPPLLSVSSDSGHSSTLTTEPAAESPGRPPPTAAERQELERLLGGCGVASGGRGAGRETAILDDEDQPAAGGGPHLGIYSGHRPGLSRHCSCRQGYREPCGVPNGGYYRPEGTLERRRLAFGAYEGAPQGYAEPSVEKRRLCRSLSEGPYPYPPELGKPTNGDFGYRPPGYREVVILEDPGLPALCSCPACEEKLALPTAALYGLRLEREAGEGWASEAGKPLLHPVRPGHPLPLLVPACGHHHTPLPDYSCLKPPKAGEEGHEGCSYALCPEGRYGHPGYPALVTYGYGGAVPSCCPAYGRVPHSCGSPGEGRGYPSPRPHSPRAGSISPGSPPYPQSRKLSYEIPAEEGGDRYPLPGHLAPAGPLASPAPSLPAESPEPVSWREGPSGHSTLPRSPRDAQCSTASELSGPSTPLHTSSPVQGKDSTRRQDTRSPTLAPTQRPSPAEALPPVSQGGADKAPELPAGSGPEPPAPGAFSPASPPSSPNDWPQERSPGGHLDSASTRGPVPNTLPGLRHAPWQGLRDPPDSPDGSPLTPVPTQMPWLVASPEPPQSSPTPAFPLAASYDINGPPQPPLPEKRHLLGPGQQPGPWGPEQASPPARGASHHVTFAPLLPDNAPQPPEPPMQESQSNVKFVQDTSKFWYKPHLSRDQAITLLKDKDPGAFLIRDSHSFQGAYGLALKVATPPPSAQSWKGDPSEQLVRHFLIETGPKGVKIKGCPSEPYFDPLEEVPEAPVPSNMSTAADLLRQGAACSVLYLTSVETESLTGPQAVARASSAALSCSPRPAPAVVHFKVSAQGITLTDNQRKLFFRRHYPVNSITFSSTDPQDRRWTNSDGTTSKIFGFVAKKPGSPWENVCHLFAELDPDQPAGAIVTFITKVLLGQRK; encoded by the exons ATGAAGTCCAGCGGCCCTGTGGAGAGGCTGCTCAGAGCCCTGGGGAGGAGGGACAGCAGCCGGGCCACCAGCAGG CCTAGGAAAGCTGAGCCACATAGCTTCCGGGAAAAGGTCTTCCGGAAGAAACCACCAGTGTGTGCCGTGTGTAAGGCGGCCATCGATGGGACGGGCGTCTCATGCAGAG TCTGCAAGGTGGCAACACACAGAAAATGTGAAGCAAAG GTGACTTCGTCCTGTCAGGCTTTGCCTCCCGTGGAGCTG CGGAGAAACACCGCCCCTGTGAGGCGCATAGAGCACCTG GGATCCACCAAGTCTCTGAACCACTCAAAGCAGCGCAGCACTCTGCCCAG gagcTTCAGCCTGGACCCGCTCATGGAGCGCCGCTGGGACTTGGACCTCACCTACGTGACGGAGCGGATCCTGGCCGCTTCTTTCCCCGCGCGGCCCGACGAGCAGCGACACCGGGGCCACCTGCGCGAGCTGGCTCACGTGCTGCAATCCAAGCACCGTGACAAGTACCTG CTCTTCAACCTTTCCGAGAAAAGACATGACCTGACCCGCCTAAACCCGAAG GTCCAGGACTTTGGCTGGCCTGAGCTGCACGCACCCCCCCTAGACAAGCTGTGCTCCATTTGCAAAGCCATGGAGACCTGGCTCAGCGCTGACCCGCAGCACGTGGTCGTATTGTACTGCAAG GGGAGCAAGGGCAAGCTCGGTGTCATCGTCTCTGCCTACATGCACTACAGCAAGATCTCTGCAGG GGCAGACCAGGCGCTGGCGACCCTTACCATGCGGAAGTTTTGTGAAGACAAGGTTGCCGCAGAATTGCAGCCCTCCCAGCGCCG GTACATCACCTACTTCAGCGGTCTGCTGTCCGGGGCCATCCGCATGAACAGCAGCCCTCTCTTCCTGCACTATGTGCTGGTGCCCGTGCTGCCAGCCTTTGAACCTGGTGCAG GTTTCCAGCCCTTCCTCAAGATCTACCAATCCATGCAGCTTGTCTACACATCAGGAGTCTA TCATGTTGCAGGCCCTGGTCCCCAGCAGCTTTGTATCAGCCTGGAGCCAGCCCTCCTCCTCAAAGGCGATGTCATG gTAACATGCTATCACAAGGGTAGCCGGGGGACTGACCGGACCCTCGTATTCCGAGTCCAGTTCCACACATGCACCATCCATGGACCACGGCTCATCTTCTCCAAGGACCAGTTGGATGAGGCCTGGGCCG ATGAGAGGTTCCCCTTCCAAGCCTCGGTGGAGTTCGTcttctcctccagcccagagAAGATCAAAG GTAGCACCCCACGGAATGAGCCCTCCGTCTCTGTCGACTACAACACTGCAGAGCCCGCAGTGCGCTGGGACTCCTACGAGAACTTCAACCTGCACCATGAGGACAGTGCAGACG ACTCTGTCACCCACACCCGAGGGCCCCTGGATGGCAGTCCTTATGCCCAGGTGCAGCGAGCCCCCCGCCAGACCCCACCGGCCCCGTCTCCggagccacccccacccccgctgctTTCTGTCAGCAGCGACTCTGGCCATTCCTCCACGCTGACCACAGAGCCGGCCGCCGAGTCCCCTGGCCGGCCACCTCCGACGGCTGCCGAGCGGCAGGAGCTCGAGCGCCTGCTGGGAGGCTGTGGAGTGGCCAGTGGGGGCCGGGGAGCTGGGCGCGAGACGGCCATCCTTGATGATGAAGACCAGCCTGCTGCGGGCGGAGGCCCCCACCTCGGAATATATTCGGGACACAGGCCTGGCCTCAGCCGCCACTGCTCCTGCCGCCAGGGCTACCGGGAACCCTGCGGGGTCCCCAATGGAGGCTACTACCGGCCAGAGGGGACCCTGGAGAGGCGGCGGCTGGCTTTCGGAGCCTATGAGGGGGCCCCCCAGGGCTATGCTGAGCCCTCCGTGGAGAAGAGGCGCCTCTGCCGCTCGCTGTCCGAGGGGCCGTACCCCTACCCACCTGAGCTGGGGAAACCCACCAATGGAGACTTTGGCTACCGCCCCCCAGGCTACCGGGAGGTGGTGATCCTGGAAGACCCAGGGCTGCCTGCGCTGTGCTCGTGCCCCGCCTGTGAGGAGAAGCTAGCACTGCCCACGGCAGCCCTCTATGGGCTGCGGCTGgagagggaggctggagagggcTGGGCGAGTGAGGCTGGTAAGCCCCTCCTGCACCCGGTGCGACCCGGTCACCCGCTGCCCCTGCTGGTGCCTGCCTGCGGGCACCACCATACCCCGCTGCCTGACTACAGCTGCTTGAAGCCACCAAAGGCAGGCGAGGAAGGGCATGAGGGCTGCTCCTATGCCTTGTGCCCCGAGGGCAGGTATGGGCACCCAGGGTACCCTGCCCTGGTGACGTACGGCTATGGAGGCGCGGTTCCCAGTTGCTGCCCAGCATACGGCCGGGTGCCGCACAGCTGTGGGTCTCCAGGTGAGGGCAGAGGGTATCCCAGCCCTCGTCCCCACTCCCCCCGGGCTGGCTCCATCTCCCCTGGCAGCCCGCCCTACCCCCAGTCCAGGAAGCTGAGCTACGAGATCCCTGCAGAGGAAGGAGGGGACCGGTATCCGCTGCCTGGGCACCTGGCCCCAGCAGGACCCTTGGCATCTCCAG ccccttctctccctgcagaGTCGCCGGAGCCTGTGTCCTGGAGGGAGGGTCCCAGCGGGCACAGCACCCTGCCCCGGTCCCCGCGAGATGCCCAGTGCAGCACCGCTTCTGAGCTGTCTGGTCCTTCCACACCGCTGCACACCAGCAGCCCCGTCCAGGGCAAGGATAG caCCCGACGGCAGGACACCCGGTCCCCCACCTTGGCGCCCACTCAGAGACCGAGTCCCGCGGAGGCCTTGCCGCCTGTTTCCCAGGGAGGCGCTGATAAGGCTCCAGAGCTGCCTGCGGGAAGTGGGCCTGAGCCTCCAGCCCCTGGCGccttctccccagcctccccacccagctctcccaacgactggcctcaggagaggagcCCGGGGGGCCACTTGGACAGCGCCAGTACAAGGGGGCCTGTACCCAACACCCTGCCCGGCCTCCGTCACGCCCCCTGGCAGGGCCTGAGAGACCCCCCGGACAGCCCGGACGGGTCCCCCCTCACCCCTGTGCCTACTCAGATGCCCTGGCTTGTGGCCAGCCCAGAACCCCCTCAGAGCTCGCCCACACCTGCCTTTCCTCTGGCTGCATCTTACGACATCAACGGCCCCCCCCAGCCCCCGCTTCCTGAGAAACGCCATCTGCTGGGGCCTGGGCAGCAGCCGGGACCCTGGGGCCCGGAGCAGGCATCACCACCAGCCAGAGGCGCTAGTCACCATGTCACTTTTGCACCTCTGCTCCCGGATaatgccccccaacccccag AGCCCCCAATGCAAGAGAGCCAGAGCAATGTCAAGTTTGTCCAGGACACATCCAAGTTCTGGTACAAGCCACACCTGTCCCGTGACCAAG CCATCACCCTGCTGAAGGACAAAGACCCTGGGGCCTTCCTGATCAGGGACAGTCATTCATTCCAAGGAGCCTATGGGCTGGCTCTCAAGGTGGCCACGCCCCCTCCCAGCGCCCAGTCCTGGAAAG GGGACCCCTCGGAACAGCTGGTCCGCCATTTTCTCATTGAGACTGGGCCCAAAGGTGTGAAGATCAAGGGCTGTCCCAGCGAGCCCTACTTTG atcctctggaggaggtccCAGAGGCCCCAGTGCCCAGCAACATGAGTACAGCGGCAGACCTCCTGCGTCAAGGCGCCG